The sequence TATGCAAAATTCATGAAATATTTGCTGTCCAAGAATAAGTCCTTGAAGGGAGGCCAAACAGTGGTGATGACTAAGGAGTACAGTGCCATTAATCAGAGGAACTTGTCAACAAAGAAGAAAGATCTAGGGAGTTTTCAAATTCCTTGCACTATTGGCAATACTACCTTTGACAGAGCTTTATGCGATTTAGGGGTAAGTATTAATCTAATGCCTTTATGTGTGATGAAGAGGTTGCAAATTCAAGAGTTGAATCCCACTAAAATAGTTCtacaaatggcagacaaatcaatcaAGCATGCACATGGAGTAGTTgaaaatatcttggtcaaagtggaaaAATTTTTCCTCCCAGTGGACTTTGTCATTCTTGATATGGAGGAAGATGAGCATGCCTCAATCATtataggaagacctttcctagccactggaagagccctTATTGATGTTGAAAAGGGTGAGTTaatgttgagggtttagggtttagggtttagggtttagggtttaggggggAATTACACTTTGCTaatgaaccagcaagtgcattgggtcgtccaagtaatacctgagtgagttagggtcgatcccacgaggattatgatttgaagcaagctatggttatcttgtagatcttagtcaggcggacagaagagttgtttgtttgtttaattcgcatgaaaataaaataaataaaacgttactcagttgatggtgaatgcaatgatatgaagatggttaaggcttggagatgctttatccttctggatcaatccggtcttactgtcttcttcaactgtgaatgatttcttctatggcaggttgtatgtgatcaatgcctttCTTAAAGGATCACCAATACtcttccagatctgaaccccagggttagtgcgaatCCAGTCTAATTGagagtgaagctcctgcagttcattctccttagtgatcctactcaaaacaccatagacaaggtcgaatcttccggataaGAGAATactgcgcctttggttctagcctctaccacaaagactctaatctccccacacctcggctgaactggtgtctcgagaagtccctaatGAAGTTATGGATTAGCTGTCTAGGAGATGTATAATTAAATTaatggttcatcattgtccgatgaaagactcaccttgaacccatgtagaatgagataatcTTGtaccagttcaacgcattcataataATGAAgaacggatatacatcttagaatagagaatcaaacacgtattgagatagaacagtagtactttattaatccataaaacttagcagagctcctcccttcaacctaggaggtttagacactcatactgatagaaaatacaatgtaaaaacgtgtaaagtgtcaaaaAGATTCTCAAAAgtgtaaaagttctcaa is a genomic window of Arachis ipaensis cultivar K30076 chromosome B06, Araip1.1, whole genome shotgun sequence containing:
- the LOC110263795 gene encoding uncharacterized protein LOC110263795, whose amino-acid sequence is MALYAKFMKYLLSKNKSLKGGQTVVMTKEYSAINQRNLSTKKKDLGSFQIPCTIGNTTFDRALCDLGVSINLMPLCVMKRLQIQELNPTKIVLQMADKSIKHAHGVVENILVKVEKFFLPVDFVILDMEEDEHASIIIGRPFLATGRALIDVEKGELMLRV